Proteins encoded by one window of Polyangiaceae bacterium:
- a CDS encoding class I SAM-dependent methyltransferase, giving the protein MSRGWTARSSFHVKTVTKMRLTYEEIYRDHAAQYDRLVRAEDHQGQLPATLNALVSLRDTDVIEVGAGTGRVTRHLVSAGARVVATEAAEAMLKLGSERVPEASWFLADARTLPVEDASADVGVAGWVFGHLRHWEPDSWRAEIGRGLDELARVVRPGGTLIVVETLGTGHRAPKPPNADLAEYYAWLENERGFVCQPIRTDYRFDSPASARELVEFFFGESKAELVEDALLPECTGVWSRRR; this is encoded by the coding sequence ATGAGTAGAGGATGGACCGCGCGGAGTTCGTTCCACGTTAAGACAGTGACCAAGATGCGACTGACCTACGAAGAGATCTACCGCGACCACGCGGCGCAATACGATCGGTTGGTGCGAGCAGAAGACCACCAAGGTCAGCTGCCAGCGACCCTCAACGCGTTGGTGTCGTTGCGCGACACGGACGTGATCGAGGTCGGCGCCGGCACCGGCCGAGTCACGCGTCACTTGGTAAGCGCCGGTGCGCGGGTGGTGGCGACAGAAGCCGCCGAGGCGATGCTCAAGCTGGGCTCAGAACGCGTCCCTGAGGCGAGTTGGTTCCTCGCGGATGCGAGGACCCTCCCCGTCGAAGACGCCAGCGCGGATGTTGGGGTCGCCGGTTGGGTGTTCGGCCATTTGCGGCACTGGGAGCCCGACAGCTGGCGAGCCGAGATTGGCCGAGGGCTCGATGAGCTCGCGAGGGTAGTCCGCCCTGGGGGAACGCTGATCGTCGTGGAGACGTTAGGCACCGGCCATCGCGCCCCGAAGCCACCGAATGCAGACCTAGCGGAGTACTACGCCTGGCTCGAGAATGAACGAGGCTTCGTTTGCCAGCCAATCCGCACGGATTATCGCTTCGACTCACCAGCAAGCGCGCGTGAGCTGGTTGAGTTCTTCTTCGGCGAGAGCAAAGCAGAGCTTGTCGAGGACGCGCTGTTGCCCGAATGCACCGGCGTGTGGAGCCGGCGCCGCTAG
- a CDS encoding Hsp70 family protein encodes MTSRFVVGIDLGTTHSALAVVDSEGEAKGPAVQGISQLVTRGSVESRTLLPSFVYFAHESEGALALPWDDERSFCVGELARERGAEAPGRVISSAKSWLSHTGIDRRAAVLPLNAAEDIEKISPVEAAWKYLDHLAESWQHAGEERPALAEQDVVLAVPASFDAAARDLTVEAAYAAGFENVSLLEEPQAALYAWLEAMGDDWRKELKVGDVILVVDIGGGTTDFSAIVALESDGNLELHRVAVGDHILLGGDNMDLALAHTLRVKLEGDGKKLDRWQLGALTHACRAAKERLLSDEQLDKLPVVVPSRGSQLLGGSLKTELTREEVRAVIVDGFFPAVPGNAKPATRARVGLTQVGLPYAADPAITKHLAAFLARQAGATSKLKGDTIKGTLLHPTRVLFNGGVLKAELVKQRVLETLAAWVTADGAPAPTELPGSDLDLAVARGAAYYGEVRRGKGLRIRGGTARAYYVGIEAPVPAVPGMEPPISALCVAPFGMEEGTDAELPPQELAVVVGEPVRFRFFGSSVRREDAPGAELEDWSDEELEELAPVEITLPAEGRLEGDLVPVRLNASVTAIGTLLLEAVPLEPNEPDERWKLELNVRE; translated from the coding sequence ATGACGAGCCGCTTCGTCGTCGGCATCGACCTCGGCACGACGCACAGCGCCCTGGCCGTCGTAGACAGCGAGGGCGAAGCCAAAGGACCCGCCGTCCAGGGCATCTCACAGCTCGTCACGCGCGGCAGCGTGGAGAGCCGCACGCTGCTGCCGAGCTTCGTCTACTTCGCACACGAGAGCGAAGGTGCCCTCGCCTTGCCGTGGGATGACGAGCGGAGCTTTTGCGTCGGTGAGCTAGCGAGGGAACGTGGCGCTGAAGCTCCTGGGCGCGTGATCTCGAGCGCGAAGAGCTGGCTCAGTCACACCGGCATCGACCGGCGTGCGGCGGTGCTGCCGTTGAATGCCGCCGAGGACATCGAAAAGATCTCCCCGGTTGAAGCCGCGTGGAAATATCTGGATCACCTCGCGGAGAGCTGGCAGCACGCTGGGGAGGAGCGCCCTGCCCTGGCCGAGCAAGACGTAGTGCTCGCCGTTCCCGCTTCTTTTGACGCCGCAGCGCGCGATCTGACGGTCGAAGCGGCCTACGCCGCGGGCTTCGAAAACGTCAGCTTGCTGGAGGAGCCTCAAGCTGCGCTCTACGCCTGGCTCGAGGCGATGGGAGACGACTGGCGCAAGGAGCTGAAGGTCGGCGACGTGATCCTGGTGGTCGACATCGGGGGCGGCACCACGGACTTCTCCGCCATCGTTGCTCTGGAGAGCGACGGTAACCTCGAGCTCCACCGCGTCGCGGTTGGCGATCACATCCTGCTCGGCGGCGACAACATGGACCTCGCCCTTGCCCACACCTTGCGCGTGAAGCTCGAGGGCGACGGCAAGAAGCTGGACCGCTGGCAGCTCGGCGCCCTCACGCACGCTTGCCGCGCGGCAAAAGAGCGACTGCTGAGCGACGAGCAACTCGACAAGCTGCCGGTAGTCGTCCCCAGCCGAGGCTCCCAGTTGCTCGGTGGTTCGCTGAAGACGGAGCTGACGCGCGAGGAGGTTCGCGCGGTCATCGTGGATGGCTTCTTCCCGGCGGTGCCCGGCAACGCAAAGCCCGCGACCCGCGCCCGCGTCGGCCTGACGCAGGTGGGCTTGCCCTACGCCGCGGACCCCGCAATCACCAAGCACCTCGCCGCCTTCCTGGCTCGCCAGGCTGGCGCCACGAGCAAGCTCAAGGGTGACACCATCAAGGGCACGTTGCTTCACCCCACGCGAGTGCTGTTCAACGGTGGCGTGCTCAAGGCGGAGCTGGTCAAGCAGCGCGTGCTCGAGACACTGGCCGCTTGGGTCACCGCGGATGGCGCCCCCGCGCCCACCGAGCTACCCGGCAGCGATCTGGATCTCGCGGTGGCGCGCGGCGCCGCGTACTACGGCGAGGTGCGGCGCGGCAAGGGCCTGCGTATCCGCGGGGGAACGGCGCGCGCCTACTACGTCGGCATCGAGGCGCCGGTCCCCGCAGTGCCAGGCATGGAGCCGCCGATCAGCGCGCTGTGTGTCGCACCTTTCGGCATGGAAGAGGGCACTGACGCCGAGCTACCGCCCCAGGAGCTGGCAGTGGTCGTGGGCGAGCCCGTGCGCTTCCGCTTCTTTGGCAGCTCGGTGCGGCGGGAAGATGCGCCCGGAGCGGAACTCGAGGACTGGTCCGATGAAGAACTCGAGGAGCTTGCCCCCGTGGAAATTACCCTTCCCGCAGAGGGTCGCCTCGAGGGCGATCTCGTGCCGGTGCGCCTGAATGCATCCGTCACCGCCATCGGAACGCTACTTCTGGAAGCGGTTCCGCTGGAGCCCAACGAGCCGGACGAGCGCTGGAAGCTCGAGCTGAACGTGCGTGAGTAG
- a CDS encoding helix-turn-helix transcriptional regulator — MQLAWALDEPLQASIDGRTLQGEAMLIPSNARHSVDCRGRVLLAFLEPTAALNALGPQVATNISARHLAQTPPQSPRDFPAWSAHLLEALALPSRPAAPPSEPIRRAQELVLHRLPEVPRLPEAAQAADLAPTTLTHRFTQEVGLPFRRWVLWMRVQLAARLAANGGPTSMTHAAHAAGFSDSAHFTRTFRGLFGLPPSSVLSELELIDSG; from the coding sequence GTGCAACTCGCCTGGGCCCTCGACGAACCGCTCCAGGCAAGCATCGATGGCCGCACGCTGCAGGGCGAGGCGATGCTCATTCCAAGTAACGCCCGCCACAGCGTCGACTGCCGTGGCCGCGTGCTGCTTGCCTTCCTGGAGCCCACTGCGGCGCTGAACGCCCTGGGTCCGCAGGTCGCGACCAATATTTCCGCGAGGCATTTAGCGCAGACGCCGCCGCAATCACCCCGGGACTTCCCAGCTTGGAGCGCACACTTGCTCGAAGCCCTCGCGCTTCCGTCGCGGCCCGCCGCTCCGCCCTCGGAACCGATCCGGCGCGCACAGGAATTGGTGCTGCATCGATTACCAGAGGTGCCGAGATTGCCCGAAGCAGCGCAGGCGGCGGACCTTGCTCCGACCACGCTCACGCACCGCTTCACTCAAGAAGTTGGCTTACCCTTCCGCCGCTGGGTGTTGTGGATGCGTGTTCAGCTCGCGGCGCGCCTAGCGGCCAACGGTGGCCCGACATCGATGACCCATGCCGCCCACGCCGCTGGATTCAGCGATAGCGCGCACTTCACCCGCACCTTCCGTGGACTCTTCGGGCTGCCACCCTCCAGCGTGTTGTCGGAACTCGAGTTGATCGACTCAGGCTGA
- a CDS encoding DUF2760 domain-containing protein: MSEQDPNESPLGFFTRFWLAYIVFFKILFDGFYAKRINNLHPPKALPDAVVEADTQAELENKLGKDERRIHELEAELKALKSEASVAGDARADGALWLLGLLQKEGRFVDFLQQDIASFDDAEVGGAARVIHDGCKQSLEKHLDLEAIRTEEEGAKVTLEEGYDAKAVKLTGNVSGKAPYSGTLRHKGWKATRAELPALLPEHDPKVLAQAEVEL, from the coding sequence GTGAGCGAACAGGATCCCAACGAATCACCCCTCGGCTTCTTCACGCGGTTTTGGTTGGCGTACATCGTCTTCTTCAAGATCCTCTTCGACGGGTTCTACGCCAAGCGCATCAACAACCTGCATCCACCGAAGGCGTTGCCAGACGCGGTGGTCGAAGCCGACACCCAAGCCGAGCTGGAGAACAAGCTCGGCAAGGACGAGCGGCGTATTCACGAGCTCGAGGCGGAGCTCAAGGCGCTGAAGAGCGAGGCAAGCGTTGCGGGCGACGCGCGCGCCGACGGCGCGTTGTGGCTGCTTGGCCTGTTGCAGAAAGAAGGTCGCTTCGTCGACTTCCTACAGCAAGACATCGCGAGCTTTGACGACGCAGAGGTGGGCGGCGCCGCCCGCGTGATCCACGACGGCTGCAAGCAGAGCCTGGAGAAGCACCTCGATCTCGAAGCAATCCGCACGGAAGAAGAAGGCGCGAAGGTCACCTTGGAAGAAGGCTACGACGCGAAGGCCGTCAAGCTCACCGGCAATGTCTCCGGCAAGGCACCGTACAGCGGCACGTTGCGCCACAAGGGTTGGAAGGCAACTCGCGCGGAGCTACCCGCGCTGCTCCCCGAGCACGATCCGAAGGTGCTGGCCCAGGCGGAAGTCGAGCTATGA
- a CDS encoding DUF5360 family protein, whose protein sequence is MALGLLKVPADWLFRDYTDPNIVAWNWSFLPLDLLASVTGLSGASNLFLVAWPLAMLVFSRKHYLVPASA, encoded by the coding sequence ATGGCGCTTGGCCTCCTCAAGGTGCCCGCGGACTGGCTGTTTCGCGACTACACCGATCCGAACATCGTGGCTTGGAACTGGTCCTTCCTGCCCCTCGACTTGCTGGCGAGTGTCACCGGCCTCAGCGGGGCGAGCAACCTGTTCCTCGTCGCCTGGCCGCTGGCGATGCTTGTTTTCTCACGGAAACACTACTTGGTCCCAGCGAGTGCCTAG
- a CDS encoding protein kinase, whose translation MDSISAGTVIGGEFRIVQRLSQGAMGQVYIATQLSTGSRRALKLMHPALLAKQELRERFQREARVSAEIASDHVVQVLAAGIDEELSAPWLVMEFLEGRTLDAMLREQGPPPFATARILFAQLGHGLVQAHAKGIVHRDLKPENLFVATSRTTDAPFCLKVLDFGIAKILGSTTDSTAALGTPLYMAPEQTDAGNRIGPHTDVWAAALVAFFTFTGRHYWRSANRPETGLPALMREVIFDPQDPASTRAQEFGAQHPLPHGFDAWFARCTSRVIDERPSTAQAFAELDALLARPEAESLALAATASQAPSVAPHPQQTHLSSQNLLPATQGLHGAPNFPAASLPPQRKRNLKWVWALVGGLIVASVLIGVFLQRRKARQASHTRSTAANTRDALPTSGESKPASTGERKRRLKISCTPACSLIVNGANHPALAERSVVLPGKGNLRVIFDLVKANPRLIINTGLDEKPSAMMPDADATLTCLDSCWLTSTAGIGSRGSHYVATRGRLLKLQVEPQKKYKGYPLVTYSVSDE comes from the coding sequence ATGGATTCGATCTCGGCCGGCACCGTAATTGGCGGGGAGTTCCGCATCGTCCAGCGGCTCAGTCAGGGAGCCATGGGGCAAGTCTACATTGCCACCCAGCTCAGCACCGGTAGCCGACGCGCGCTGAAGCTCATGCATCCAGCGCTGCTAGCGAAGCAAGAACTCCGGGAACGGTTCCAGCGTGAGGCGCGTGTCTCGGCTGAAATCGCCAGCGACCACGTCGTTCAGGTACTGGCAGCGGGAATCGACGAGGAGCTATCCGCTCCGTGGCTGGTGATGGAGTTCCTTGAAGGGCGCACCTTGGACGCCATGCTGCGCGAACAAGGGCCGCCCCCGTTTGCTACCGCACGGATACTCTTTGCGCAGCTGGGGCACGGTCTCGTACAGGCCCACGCGAAGGGCATCGTGCACCGCGATCTGAAGCCCGAGAACCTCTTCGTCGCTACCTCTCGCACCACCGATGCTCCGTTTTGCCTGAAGGTGCTGGATTTCGGCATCGCCAAGATCCTCGGGAGCACCACGGATAGCACGGCGGCCCTTGGCACTCCGCTCTACATGGCCCCGGAGCAGACGGACGCTGGAAATCGCATCGGGCCGCACACCGACGTGTGGGCCGCAGCGCTCGTCGCCTTCTTCACCTTCACCGGGCGCCACTACTGGCGGAGCGCCAACCGCCCCGAAACAGGCCTCCCCGCCTTGATGCGCGAGGTGATCTTCGACCCTCAAGATCCCGCGTCGACCCGCGCGCAGGAGTTCGGCGCGCAGCATCCGTTACCTCACGGATTCGACGCGTGGTTTGCGCGCTGCACGTCACGAGTGATCGATGAGCGCCCCAGCACGGCCCAGGCATTTGCCGAGCTGGATGCACTGCTGGCGCGACCCGAAGCAGAGAGCCTCGCGCTGGCGGCGACTGCTTCTCAAGCGCCGAGCGTGGCTCCTCACCCCCAACAAACCCACTTGAGCAGCCAGAATCTGTTGCCGGCAACCCAAGGGCTGCACGGTGCGCCGAACTTTCCCGCGGCTTCGCTGCCCCCCCAACGCAAGCGCAACCTCAAGTGGGTGTGGGCGCTTGTCGGCGGTCTGATTGTCGCGAGTGTGTTGATCGGCGTCTTCCTGCAGCGTCGCAAGGCTCGCCAGGCGAGTCACACGCGGAGCACGGCAGCCAACACCCGCGACGCGTTGCCGACGTCAGGGGAGAGCAAGCCCGCGTCCACTGGGGAGCGAAAGCGCCGACTGAAGATCTCCTGCACGCCTGCTTGCTCCTTGATCGTGAACGGGGCGAACCACCCAGCCCTGGCCGAGCGCTCGGTCGTGCTGCCGGGCAAAGGTAACCTCAGGGTGATCTTCGACCTGGTGAAAGCGAATCCACGCCTGATCATCAACACCGGGCTGGACGAAAAACCCTCCGCGATGATGCCCGATGCGGACGCCACGTTGACCTGTTTGGACAGCTGTTGGCTGACGTCGACTGCAGGGATCGGAAGCCGTGGCTCCCACTACGTCGCCACGCGTGGCCGCTTGCTAAAGCTGCAGGTCGAACCCCAGAAGAAGTACAAGGGCTACCCGCTGGTCACCTACTCCGTCAGCGATGAGTAG
- a CDS encoding transglutaminase family protein, translating to MQDHLLGATPLLDHQHPAIQSLIASRGWRSLPEFERIGAVYDFVRNEIAFGYNIADDVPASRVLADGYGQCNTKSSLLMALLRGSGVPCRFHGATIHKSLQRGVVPAAFYPIAPESIVHSWVEVDFRGWRALEGVILDEEYLSSLQAQFGSGEFLGYGAGTTQLEAPGVEWSGVDTFIQRTGVNADLGVFDDPDAFYRAHGGNLSGLQRWLFAYGIRHLMNRRVRQLRRGAARKSTDSPGLCRYPEGGWIRSRPAP from the coding sequence ATGCAAGACCATCTACTCGGTGCAACCCCGCTGCTCGATCACCAACATCCCGCCATCCAATCCTTGATCGCGAGCCGCGGCTGGCGCTCACTGCCCGAGTTCGAGCGCATCGGCGCGGTCTACGACTTCGTGCGGAACGAGATCGCCTTCGGCTACAACATCGCGGACGATGTGCCCGCTTCCCGCGTGCTGGCTGATGGATACGGTCAATGCAACACCAAGTCGAGCTTGCTGATGGCGCTACTCCGGGGCAGCGGAGTCCCCTGCCGTTTCCACGGAGCAACAATCCACAAGTCTCTGCAGCGCGGCGTAGTGCCTGCGGCGTTCTACCCGATCGCACCCGAGAGCATCGTCCACAGCTGGGTGGAAGTGGACTTCCGTGGCTGGCGTGCCCTGGAAGGCGTGATCCTCGACGAAGAGTACCTTAGCTCGTTGCAGGCTCAGTTCGGCTCGGGAGAATTCCTGGGCTATGGGGCGGGCACCACGCAACTGGAAGCACCCGGCGTGGAGTGGAGCGGAGTCGACACCTTCATCCAGCGCACCGGCGTCAACGCAGACCTTGGAGTCTTCGACGATCCAGACGCCTTCTACCGAGCCCACGGTGGGAACCTCAGCGGCCTCCAGCGCTGGCTGTTCGCGTACGGGATACGCCACCTGATGAACCGGCGAGTGAGGCAGCTACGAAGAGGCGCAGCGAGAAAAAGCACGGACTCTCCGGGTCTCTGCCGCTACCCTGAAGGTGGATGGATTCGATCTCGGCCGGCACCGTAA